TCAATGTCAAAGACGATTAGAGCGATCACAGGGTATGGGACTCTCCACCAATGGGGTTAAACCGTTGTCCACACCGTCGATAAATTCTAAGTGGACTGGTTGAAGTACCCACCTATCTTAACGCACGCTGACAAGGGGCGCATCCCTGAGGCATATTCCTCCCGCCTCATGCCCTCAAACAAAGGTTAATACAGCAGAAAATCCGCCCGTTCTGCCTGAAAGATGCGGGCAATGTCCGCCCATTCTGCTGTGATGTCCTTCACCGAGACGCCCTGATCCAACTGCCCCCGGACGGCGCTTGAGCCAATCAACCGGTCAAAATGAAACGTGCCATGCATCGAAGGCAGCCACGCGAAAGAATCAGGATACATCAGGCGGATTTCGCGGATGACTGTCAGCCATGTTTCAAACGGGTAAAATTTTGAGGTATCGGTAATATGAACATGGACACCGCCGCACGAACGCCCCGCCCATTTGCTCCCCGTTGGCTGGAAACGATGGGGGCGAAAGCGCACCCCCCCAAGCGCAAGATCATTCAGCCGATTTGCGAGGGGATAGGGATCAATGAAGCCCGCCCCCACAACCTCAAAGGGATGTGCTGTGCCGCGCCCTTCGGAAAGCGACGTTCCTTCCAAAAGGCACGCGCCCGGGTAATGCTGGACAGTGGTGAACGTTGGCATATTCGGGGAGGGGGGAATCCAAACGCGCCCAGTGTCATGCCATGTTGTCTCCCGCGTCCAGCCCTTGCAGGGGATGACAGTCAGTTTGGGAGGCGTGGCGATATAGCGGGTGTTGATATATACCGCCAACTCCCCCAGAGTCAGCCCGTGCTGGATGGGTATGGGAAAACGCCCGACAATGGACGACAGCCCGGGCTCAAGCAGCCCTCCCCAAATCGTCGCCCCACCCAATGGATTGGGGCGGTCTAGCAAGATAATTTCGACGCCAGCCGCGCCCGCCGCTTCCAAAATATAGGTCAGCGTCCAAAGGTAGGTGTAGTAGCGAACCCCCACATCTTGAATATCGCAAACAAGCGCCTCTAAGCCGGAGAGTTGGCTTGGCGTGGGGCGAAAGGTTGACCCATAGAGGCTAAAAATGGGGATTCCCGTGCGCGGATCGGTATCGTGGTGAATGTGGATGCCGTCTGGGGTTGCCGCCGCAAAGCCGTGTTCGGGGGCAAAGAGGGCAGCAATCTTCATTCCCGATGTCTCAGTGAGAATACGGTAGGTGGGAACAAAACGGGAGTCTACCGCATTCAGGTTGGTGAACAAGCCAATAACGCGCCCTCGGAGGGGGGCGAAAGCTTGTTCTTGCAAAACATCAATACCATACAGCAGAGAACTCACGAAGACTCCTTCATCCATCGCGCCACTAGGATGACAGTGATGATCAACACCCCTCCAATTATGGCACTACACAGGCTGACAATAAAGGGCGCTGTTCCCGGACGATTCATGAACATCAGAACAATGCCACCGCCGCCCACCAAAACACCAATGGCAAGATAGCCTTTCAGCGCCTCACGCATGGGGTTCGCTGTGTGCCGTAAGGAAACCATCGTGGGTGAGCGGGGTACAGGCAACCAACTGTCCGGTTTGCGGGGCGGGGGTTAGGATAGGAATCTCGCCATTGCACATCCCCGGCACAAAATATGGGCAGCGGGGGTGAAAAGCACAGCCAGATGGAATTGCCGTGAGGCTAGGAATATCCTCACTGCGGAGAGCAATTTGTTGTTTCCGGCGCGTAATGTCGGGGTCTGCTTCGGGGACGGCGGAGAGCAGCGCCCGTGTATAGGGATGGGCGGGGTGCGCGATCACCTCTGGCGTCCGCCCGATTTCGACAATACGCCCCAAATACATCACGGCGATACGCCCCTCCCAGGCAAAATACTTCGCCAGCGCCAGATCATGGGTGATGAACACAATCGCAAGGTTAAGCCGCTCCCGCAGGGCATGGAGCATTTTCAAAATGCCGATGCGGATGCTCACATCGACCATGCTCACCGCCTCATCCGCCACAATTAGGCGGGGGTTGAC
This genomic interval from Anaerolineales bacterium contains the following:
- a CDS encoding DUF1343 domain-containing protein translates to MSSLLYGIDVLQEQAFAPLRGRVIGLFTNLNAVDSRFVPTYRILTETSGMKIAALFAPEHGFAAATPDGIHIHHDTDPRTGIPIFSLYGSTFRPTPSQLSGLEALVCDIQDVGVRYYTYLWTLTYILEAAGAAGVEIILLDRPNPLGGATIWGGLLEPGLSSIVGRFPIPIQHGLTLGELAVYINTRYIATPPKLTVIPCKGWTRETTWHDTGRVWIPPSPNMPTFTTVQHYPGACLLEGTSLSEGRGTAHPFEVVGAGFIDPYPLANRLNDLALGGVRFRPHRFQPTGSKWAGRSCGGVHVHITDTSKFYPFETWLTVIREIRLMYPDSFAWLPSMHGTFHFDRLIGSSAVRGQLDQGVSVKDITAEWADIARIFQAERADFLLY